In Pseudophryne corroboree isolate aPseCor3 chromosome 3, aPseCor3.hap2, whole genome shotgun sequence, a genomic segment contains:
- the CH25H gene encoding cholesterol 25-hydroxylase — MNCSVEVTVAPGSHWGLQPASGFLQPLWDRVTSKEQIIRSPLYPVIFSFTVYMAFCIPYLALDLLCHKLPALKKYQVQPKSRPSLSMILHCLAHTVYSHLVFIFPVTIAYWYWRPVQLPPVAPELHRFILDIIASLLLFDFQYFAWHLLHHKVPWLYKNFHKMHHKYTATFVLATQYSSAWEMLSLGFFANVSPILLGCHPMTEMAIFIIHIYLSVEDHCGYDFPWSTHRLVPFGLCGGPSHHDLHHEKFVSNYAPYFTHWDKLFNTLARQKVKEPIAYSQYSKTE, encoded by the coding sequence ATGAACTGCAGCGTTGAGGTAACAGTAGCACCCGGCTCACACTGGGGTTTACAGCCGGCCTCAGGCTTTCTGCAGCCTCTGTGGGATCGGGTCACATCCAAAGAACAGATAATTAGATCTCCCTTGTATCCAGTTATTTTCTCATTCACAGTCTATATGGCTTTCTGCATTCCCTACCTGGCACTGGACCTTCTGTGTCACAAGTTACCTGCCTTGAAGAAGTACCAAGTGCAGCCAAAATCCAGACCCTCACTGAGCATGATTTTGCACTGCCTGGCACACACTGTCTACAGTCACTTGGTGTTCATCTTCCCAGTGACCATCGCCTACTGGTACTGGAGACCAGTGCAATTGCCACCCGTGGCACCAGAACTGCATCGCTTTATACTGGATATCATTGCCAGCCTGCTGCTGTTTGACTTCCAGTACTTTGCCTGGCACTTGCTGCACCACAAGGTCCCCTGGCTGTACAAAAACTTTCATAAGATGCATCACAAGTACACTGCCACCTTTGTGCTGGCGACACAATACTCCAGCGCCTGGGAGATGCTGTCACTGGGGTTCTTTGCTAATGTCAGTCCAATACTGCTGGGCTGCCACCCAATGACTGAGATGGCTATCTTCATCATCCATATTTACCTGTCTGTGGAAGACCATTGTGGCTATGACTTTCCCTGGTCTACACACAGGTTAGTCCCATTTGGCTTGTGCGGAGGACCAAGTCACCATGATCTTCATCATGAAAAGTTTGTGTCTAACTACGCACCGTACTTTACTCACTGGGACAAACTGTTTAATACACTAGCAAGGCAGAAGGTGAAAGAGCCAATTGCCTACTCTCAGTACTCCAAGACTGAATGA